In Lentimicrobium sp. L6, the genomic window CATCAGGAAAGTGAAAGAACCCAAATATCGAATTATTATTTATATCTCCATTTTGATTCTTCTGTTTCTGGTTTGGGCAGAACTTGCTGTTGGTATTTTTGGAACTTCAATTGGTGGTCAGTAAACGTTCTAAACCAAAGTCTTATACCCTCTTATCAATCAACTGCCTACCCACAAACCACAAGATGAGTGCGATGAGGTAAATAAAAATTCCATATAATGTGGTAATCATTGAAACCTTGAGTCCTGCGTAAAGAATGTCCGGAGAAATACTAGTCACTTCAGCCATGCTAGAAAAAGCACCATATAATCCTATTAACTGTCCCAGTATTCCAAAAATCAGGGCAAATAATCCGATGGATCTTCCTTGCTCCATTTTTCTTAGTGCTATCTCTTTTGAGCTACTTTTTGAAATTAAATATTTCGATAGATGATATATCA contains:
- a CDS encoding MotA/TolQ/ExbB proton channel family protein, whose amino-acid sequence is MKDLFFMGGALFMSVLSILLIVMLAWMIYHLSKYLISKSSSKEIALRKMEQGRSIGLFALIFGILGQLIGLYGAFSSMAEVTSISPDILYAGLKVSMITTLYGIFIYLIALILWFVGRQLIDKRV